In one Drosophila pseudoobscura strain MV-25-SWS-2005 chromosome X, UCI_Dpse_MV25, whole genome shotgun sequence genomic region, the following are encoded:
- the ldd gene encoding ATP-binding cassette sub-family A member 7 isoform X1, whose amino-acid sequence MRMYFNTREIRALLRKDLLVRWRQKVLSLTLLLWPVLIFMLLYLIRMKYGSEEIAACQYPTRLLPTKNQMVPSAFSYICSIENKCLPSEPYEEYSRWKGAPLHSVIDVVNAFVTDDKLHTAVVELAEKANFVSAVTALITSDHLEIIRTNITEIISLVPEIERMMNYSFDVKHLFSNRETFVKLGTLLCGHPFPSTESIPLVNDILYSEDFSEVNDVELDAMPSEYQGRRRRRSRDRSKSRRQSSGTDWKPTKYCKRLYLDVTSTNQGKLTWNTIKPIIQGKILYTPSNTLTESVVKFSNATFEELDKLKQLSQAAGTILTKLHTNATFQLAFDNLLKLARSPLVKSVVGDDFDIVAIERVFQFIRTNQLIYDIITTVSDLMECVSADRFVAVDSVEELQQQAYELNQKRMFLAALNFESVGTKEVVYRLHMDTDNTQPTFENRNRFWFPGPADSMVIDMKYHRGFVQLKQMVDLGIVKHKRDEAGFMEEEPATRSPGSLFSIKAVNDDDDDDDDDVDFDLSIENTSTEANTAPIQDPETTTAAPSRMDLETTTFNPEFLLSLDDVQGGDGDGDGSGDGDVLTRSKRQGLLDLLSGLGGAGGGSKKPKFEVDNMQFYTKQFPYPSFVNDEFKRGLYLSQAVQLAYCLGLVVAVAICVRERIWMRESRNSMLMRSMGLRAHSELVAWALMSLMELCLIFAIVSLVLYSGGILSYTNWFFMMFYCLSFGACLVSFCYMCSNFFTSANIGAVATSLLFFISLCPFIIVLMFDAKLSLFESFLVDLSFTTAFAKGWGELMRMELQQQGLTWGHLIHLGPARSECAMALLMFLLDFMLYAAIGYAYQRWKKTEYSFVRAMSSHLDDKLGASLLNVTKLYGSQCAVSNLNLDFARNQVSCLLGRNGAGKSTLIKLLTGQIRPTGGKVLLRAGEHNVGVCWQDNILIPKLTAREHLQLYAHIKMPSDGSAEVELETEVSRTLKSLNFGQHEDYPSWQLSGGYRRRLCVAIAFIASPSVVILDEPCNGVDAKARKDIWNLIEQLRQGRAVIFATHFLDEAKYLSDSLVIMRNGRIIAQHSRDSLQHLCTANYSVKMRCADAPVAAHIAARGKQLLTNSQVLPATENEPHSLTISASYAENLTPAAVQFLELLQQQESLGAIAELELSSSSSLEQEFEQLNRSEEQPRGGASAAAAAEGGGGGGGIVAGPADVSEDPPSSCVQMRLLFGKRLRHLARNYRLLLYVLLLPAVFELCAMWFVSYRLEDDFDTVLPLTRALYPHSVQLLSGERLTPFTEQLYPGLRSSCDVNDGNGNFSECREFSDSSLAYDWVLTTLDEYRERRYGGYAVNGSGATVWYNNKGYHAMMAWLNDLNSELLRTSLNDSEYGILTRNEPWKLGFAELSTSSLLRQAGDSCMVFILLIAFGLVVAANAVYLVNERISGEKLQQRLCGVSAVTYWLVAFIWDYFIMVLALVVCLGIVLVFSMPVFVARQQLIGIIGLSLMFSFACIPAVHVAEKLFSDSSIAIVSIFCANIIIPLITMGIILILGVVGEGSAWDSWRHGLNEAFLVFPQHALGDGLLELCKNYMVALIFRRYDIDSYKHPLASDLLQRHFIALALVGLSGLVLNVLIECHLLQRLWKRLERLLDWHYRRELQKLQQLKIVSLQSIFKSCVEAGEALRAENLWVAYNRGRYAVRQVNFGVKRGECFGLLGKNGAGKSTIFKVLTGQLEPNVGHIHFDQPGISYCPQSNPLDPLLTVRECILFYGRLRGIRHLDLLLARVLNTYELRSYRDVQVRNLSGGNRRKLTVAATCCGHTPTVLMDEPTSDLDPVTREFVYSTIEQLLAARRAIVLTSHSVSEIEHLCQRVAVLKAGQVVASSSPARLKAEHGGYYGISCFCPPAQQALLAKMLPERLPGACDLQHYAHSLRFLVKVRSGGDTSSSAASGLPLPLLSELFAALRDMSVGISRFSVNRCRFETVFEKVLDSSEKTSSNGLQEDDGLPSKSPAVGGSLATGYIHCGYEETTT is encoded by the exons ATGAGGATGTATTTTAACACGCGGGAGATCCGAGCGCTGCTGCGCAAGGATCTCCTGGTGCGATGGCGCCAGAAGGTCCTCTCCCTGACGCTCCTCCTCTGGCCCGTGCTGATCTTCATGCTGCTGTATTTGATCCGCATGAAATATGGCTCCGAGGAGATAGCCGCCTGCCAATATCCGACCAGACTGCTGCCCACCAAGAACCAGATGGTGCCCAGTGCCTTCTCCTACATATGCAGCATCGAGAATAAGTGCCTGCCATCGGAGCCCTACGAGGAGTACTCCAGATGGAAGGGAGCGCC ACTCCACTCTGTGATCGATGTGGTGAATGCCTTTGTGACGGATGACAAGCTGCACACGGCCGTCGTGGAGCTGGCGGAGAAGGCGAATTTTGTATCCGCGGTGACGGCACTGATCACCAGCGATCATCTTGAAATTATACGCa CGAATATCACAGAAATCATATCCTTGGTGCCGGAGATCGAGCGCATGATGAACTACAGCTTTGACGTAAAGCATTTGTTTTCTA ATCGCGAGACTTTTGTGAAGCTTGGGACGCTGCTGTGCGGGCATCCATTTCCCAGCACGGAGAGCATTCCTTTGGTCAACGACATCCTCTATTCGGAGGACTTTAGCGAGGTCAACGATGTGGAGCTGGATGCCATGCCAAGTGAGTATcaagggaggaggaggaggaggagcagagacagaagcaaaagcagaaggcAGAGCAGTGGAACAGACTGGAAGCCAA CCAAATACTGCAAGCGCCTCTACCTCGACGTGACCTCCACGAACCAGGGCAAGCTCACGTGGAACACCATCAAGCCGATCATCCAGGGAAAGATACTGTACACCCCATCGAATACCCTCACGGAGAGTGTAGTGAAGTTT AGCAACGCCACCTTCGAGGAGCTGGACAAACTGAAACAGCTCTCGCAGGCCGCCGGTACGATCCTCACCAAACTCCACACGAATGCCACCTTCCAGCTGGCCTTCGATAATCTCCTAAAGCTGGCTCGCTCCCCGCTGGTGAAGAGCGTGGTGGGCGATGACTTTGACATCGTGGCGATCGAGCGGGTGTTCCAGTTCATTCGCACGAATCAGCTCATCTACGACATCATCACCACCGTCTCGGATCTGATGGAGTGCGTGTCTGCGGACCGCTTTGTGGCTGTGGATAGcgtggaggagctgcagcagcaggcctaCGAACTCAACCAGAAGCGCATGTTCCTGGCAGCCCTCAATTTCGAGAGCGTCGGCACCAAGGAGGTGGTCTACCGCCTccacatggacacggacaacACCCAGCCGACGTTCGAGAATAGGAACCGCTTCTGGTTTCCCGGGCCCGCCGACAGCATGGTCATCGACATGAAGTACCATCGGGGGTTCGTGCAGCTCAAGCAAATGGTGGACCTGGGCATCGTCAAGCACAAGCGTGACGAGGCGGGATTCATGGAGGAGGAGCCGGCAACCAGGTCGCCGGGCAGTTTGTTCAGCATCAAGGCTGtgaacgacgacgacgacgacgacgatgatgatgttgacTTTGACCTGAGTATCGAGAACACCTCCACTGAGGCCAACACTGCACCGATCCAGGACCCTGAGACCACCACCGCAGCACCCTCTAGAATGGACCTGGAAACCACAACATTTAACCCAGAGTTTCTCCTCTCCCTGGATGATGTACAAGGGggagatggggatggcgaTGGAAGTGGGGATGGTGATGTTCTTACCCGATCCAAGCGTCAAGGCCTGCTGGATCTCCTGAGCGGCCTCGGGGGCGCCGGCGGGGGCAGCAAGAAGCCCAAATTCGAGGTGGACAACATGCAGTTCTACACGAAACAGTTCCCCTATCCTTCGTTCGTGAATGACGAGTTCAAGCGAGGCCTCTACCTGTCCCAGGCCGTGCAGCTGGCCTACTGCCTGGGCTTGGTAGTGGCCGTGGCGATCTGTGTAAGGGAGCGGATTTGGATGCGAGAGAGCAGGAATAGTATG TTGATGCGTTCGATGGGTCTCAGGGCCCATTCGGAGCTGGTCGCCTGGGCCTTGATGAGCCTCATGGAGCTGTGCCTGATCTTTGCAATCGTCAGCCTGGTGCTCTACAGTGGTGGCATCCTGTCGTACACCAACTGGTTCTTCATGATGTTCTACTGTCTGAGCTTTGGCGCCTGTCTCGTCTCCTTCTGTTACATGTGCTCGAACTTCTTCACCTCGGCCAACATTGGTGCCGTGGCCACATCCCTGCTGTTCTTCATCAGCCTGTGCCCCTTCATCATTGTGCTGATGTTCGATGCGAAGCTAAGTCTATTCGAGAGCTTCCTGGTGGACCTCTCCTTCACGACGGCCTTCGCCAAGGGCTGGGGCGAACTGATGCGCATggagctccagcagcagggccTCACGTGGGGCCACTTGATCCACCTGGGTCCAGCGAGGAGCGAGTGCGCAATGGCTCTGCTGATGTTTCTGCTCGACTTTATGCTCTATGCCGCCATTGGCTATGCCTATCAGAGGTGGAAGAAAA CTGAGTACAGCTTCGTGCGGGCAATGAGCTCCCATTTGGACGACAAGCTGGGTGCCTCGCTGCTGAATGTCACCAAGCTCTATGGCAGCCAGTGCGCCGTGTCCAATCTGAATCTGGATTTCGCCCGCAACCAAGTGAGCTGCCTGCTCGGCCGCAATGGGGCTGGCAAGAGCACTCTCATCAAGCTGCTCACCGGCCAGATCCGACCGACGGGCGGCAAGGTGCTGCTCCGTGCCGGCGAGCACAATGTGGGCGTCTGCTGGCAGGACAACATCCTCATACCCAAGCTGACGGCCCGCGAGCATCTGCAGTTGTACGCCCACATAAAGATGCCCTCTGATGGCTCTGCCGAGGTGGAGTTGGAGACGGAGGTAAGTCGCACTCTGAAGAGCCTCAACTTTGGCCAGCACGAGGACTATCCCTCGTGGCAGCTGTCGGGTGGCTATAGGCGGCGTCTCTGTGTGGCCATTGCGTTCATTGCCTCGCCCAGTGTCGTCATCCTGGACGAACCCTGCAACGGGGTCGATGCCAAGGCGCGCAAGGACATCTGGAATCTGATCGAACAGCTGCGCCAGGGCCGTGCGGTGATCTTTGCCACCCACTTCCTGGACGAAGCCAAGTACCTGAGTGATTCGCTGGTCATTATGCGGAAT GGTCGCATCATTGCCCAGCACAGTCGCGACTcattgcaacatctctgcactGCCAACTACAGCGTGAAGATGCGCTGCGCCGATGCCCCAGTGGCCGCTCACATTGCGGCCAGGGGCAAGCAGCTGCTGACCAACAGCCAGGTGCTGCCTGCCACCGAGAATGAGCCCCACAGCCTGACCATCAGCGCCAGCTATGCGGAGAATCTCACCCCCGCAGCCGTGCAGTttctggagctgctgcagcagcaggagtcgCTGGGGGCCATCGCCGAACTGGAGCTATCGTCGAGCAGCAGTCTGGAGCAGGAGTTCGAGCAGCTCAATCGCAGCGAGGAGCAGCCACGGGgaggagcatcagcagcagcagctgcggaaggaggcggaggcggaggaggcaTTGTGGCTGGCCCAGCGGATGTGTCCGAGGATCCGCCCTCGTCATGTGTCCAGATGCGGCTGCTGTTTGGCAAGCGACTGCGGCATCTGGCCCGCAACTACCGACTGCTGCTGTACGTGCTCCTGCTGCCTGCGGTGTTCGAGCTGTGCGCCATGTGGTTCGTCAGCTATCGTCTGGAGGATGACTTCGACACGGTCCTGCCGCTCACCAGGGCCCTGTATCCGCACAGCGTACAGCTGCTCAGCGGCGAGAGGCTCACGCCATTCACCGAGCAGCTCTATCCGGGTCTGAGATCCTCCTGCGATGTCAATGATGGGAACGGAAACTTCTCCGAGTGCCGGGAGTTCAGCGACTCCTCGCTGGCCTACGACTGGGTGCTGACAACCCTCGATGAGTACCGGGAGCGACGCTATGGCGGCTACGCCGTGAACGGGTCGGGGGCCACTGTGTGGTACAACAACAAGGGCTACCACGCGATGATGGCCTGGCTGAACGACCTGAACTCTGAGCTGCTGCGCACCAGCCTAAACGACTCGGAGTACGGGATACTCACCCGCAACGAGCCGTGGAAGCTGGGCTTCGCAGAGCTaagcaccagctccctgctgCGGCAGGCGGGCGACTCCTGCATGGTGTTCATTCTGCTGATCGCCTTTGGCCTGGTGGTGGCCGCCAATGCCGTCTATCTCGTGAACGAGCGCATCAGCGGcgagaagctgcagcagcgtcTGTGCGGCGTCTCGGCGGTTACCTACTGGCTGGTGGCCTTCATCTGGGACTACTTCATCATGGTGCTGGCCCTGGTGGTTTGCCTGGGCATCGTTCTGGTCTTCAGCATGCCCGTGTTTGTGGCCAGACAGCAGCTGATTGGCATCATTGGACTCTCATTGATGTTTAG TTTTGCATGCATTCCCGCTGTCCATGTGGCCGAGAAGCTCTTCAGCGACTCGAGCATTGCCATTGTATCGATCTTCTGTGCGAACATCATCATCCCATTGATCACCATGGGGATCATCCTCATCCTGGGCGTCGTGGGAGAGGGCTCTGCGTGGGACAGCTGGCGGCATGGCCTGAATGAGGCCTTCCTCGTCTTTCCCCAGCACGCCTTGGGCGATGGTCTCCTGGAGCTGTGCAAGAACTACATGGTTGCCCTGATCTTCAGGCGGTACGACATCGACTCGTACAAGCATCCGCTGGCCAGCGACCTGCTGCAGCGCCACTTCATCGCCCTGGCCCTGGTGGGCCTCTCGGGACTCGTGCTGAACGTCCTCATCGAGTGCCATCTGCTGCAGCGGCTGTGGAAGCGCCTGGAGCGCCTCCTCGACTGGCACTACCGCCGCGAACTGCAGAAGCTCCAGCAGCTGAAGATCGTTAGCCTGCAGAGCATCTTCAAGAGCTGCGTGGAAGCCGGCGAGGCCTTGCGCGCCGAGAATCTTTGGGTGGCGTACAACCGTGGACGCTACGCCGTCCGTCAGGTGAACTTCGGGGTGAAGCGGGGCGAGTGCTTCGGGCTCCTGGGCAAGAACGGGGCCGGCAAGTCGACCATCTTCAAGGTGCTTACCGGACAGCTGGAGCCCAATGTGGGGCACATCCACTTCGATCAGCCGGGGATCTCCTACTGCCCGCAGAGCAATCCGCTGGATCCCCTGCTAACCGTACGCGAATGCATCCTCTTCTACGGCCGCCTGCGGGGCATCCGCCATCTGGATCTTTTGCTCGCGAGGGTCCTGAACACCTACGAGCTGCGCTCGTACCGGGATGTCCAGGTGCGGAACCTGAGCGGCGGCAATCGGCGGAAGCTGACGGTGGCCGCCACCTGCTGCGGCCACACGCCCACCGTCCTCATGGACGAGCCCACCAGCGACTTGGATCCGGTGACGCGGGAGTTCGTCTACTCGACCatcgagcagctgctggccgccCGCCGCGCCATCGTCCTGACCTCCCACTCGGTCTCCGAGATCGAGCATCTGTGCCAGCGCGTGGCGGTGCTCAAGGCGGGCCAGGTcgtggccagcagcagtccCGCGCGGCTCAAGGCCGAGCATGGGGGCTACTACGGCATCAGCTGCTTCTGCCCACCCGCCCAGCAGGCACTGCTGGCCAAGATGCTGCCGGAGCGGCTACCGGGTGCCTGCGACCTGCAGCACTACGCCCACAGCCTGCGCTTCCTGGTGAAGGTCCGTTCGGGCGGGGACACCTCCAGCAGTGCGGCCAGtggactgccactgccgctgctctccGAGCTGTTCGCCGCCCTGCGGGACATGTCCGTGGGCATCAGCCGCTTCTCCGTCAACCGCTGCCGCTTTGAGACGGTGTTCGAGAAAGTCCTCGACAGCAGCGAGAAAACGTCCTCGAACGGGCTGCAGGAGGACGATGGCCTGCCCAGCAAATCGCCGGCTGTCGGCGGCTCCCTGGCCACCGGCTACATCCACTGCGGCTACGAGGAAACAACCACTTGA